Within Plectropomus leopardus isolate mb chromosome 23, YSFRI_Pleo_2.0, whole genome shotgun sequence, the genomic segment ttcacttttcagccCCAGAGTTTGTCGCTTGCTTCCACTGCCAccaaatggccaaaaagtgAATTTATGCagctaaaacaaaagaaaattaaaagagaagCATGTAAAGCAAACGTTTAAttgtgaatattaaaaaaaaaaaagtctagcGCATCTGCGGAGCCTGAGCTCTCAAATTATGCTCATCAGTGATCTGTAAAAGTATTCACTGTTTTAgttcattttgacatttctgtgcTTCCTTTAggcattttcacataaaaaatattcttaacaaaatgacacagaaaaatcttaccaaaaaaaaaggaatcattTAGACattacagtaaaagtaaaagttaaaaaaaacgtaCAGTAAAGACAAGGTACCACCTGGGTCCTTTTTTATACTCCACAGTTCCAATAGTTAAGAGCAAATGAGCAAAGGCCCAtatccaacacgttctcatcccaaattgtcacatgttgccactttgccgTGGACTCTAACGTccacatattatgttttaggttcccctctgcgtctgctgttgacactTTGGGATGTCAACGCAAGCACATGCCTGGATAATGCTGCACCTGGTtttgtttagacaacaaaagcacatggaaaccaaTGCTGTGTTGtacacaaatgcacataaaaaaaaacatcacatttggatgggaagtgaacaccggaCTTCTGGATcaaagtctggggtttgctgGACCCATCCATGACCCTTCCTGCCTCCCCTATAGGTGCCCTcttgctccttatattacatagTTGAAGGCAGTGTTTCAACATGACGCCATCCTACATAATGCACACTCCAAGCATCATGTGGATGCAGCAGATGCTGTCCGGCCATCTGCCTGCATATAATAACACCCCAGCTGGTTCTGTAtggccacgttctcagctgacaccgtCCAGCGGCGTAGCATGCCGATaagaaaggtggcttttggcttcTTACAtagaaagcactgacaaagtggtggtatttgacgactttgggATGAGAAAGGGCCGTATACTTATACTCCAGTTCCAATAGTTCAAAGCAGAGCAAGACTCAAATCTCATCAAATATACAGATCTGACgtgttgtgtgttttaagcacaactgcaaaaataacaatgtcaCTTTAGGATGCGTCCGGCTGCAAACTGTTCCAGAATCAGTCTGTCCAGTGACATCCCTTTCAGTCTTTGTAACAGTCTAATTGAAAAGAGGGAttcacattatgttttttcctgaaCCATCTGTGAATAATGACCACTGATAAATTTTTGGTAACTGCGGGGAGATTTAAAGGTCTGAGTGGTTTCCCCTATAGAGGAACAACACCAGCCTCAATCTTGCTGAATCTCATCTCCTCTACTTACCGTTCTTCACCGGTTTGGCATTAGAGGTCGAGTTGGAAGCAGAGTCTGGATCTTTGTCCTTTAGCATGACGGCATCTGCGTCTTTGTATTTGTCACGGCTGTTCTGGCTGTTCTGTCTGCTCTTTCTCGAGGCTGAGTCCAGCCCTGCGCCCTCAAACAAGCGGGCCATAAATGCCAGCCCTTCTCGCCGGATGTAGGACTTTCCTGCGAAGAAGTACAGCACTGGGTTGACACAGCTGCTGATGAAGGCTATGGAGGAGGTGACCGCTCGGCTCTTGTGCCATATTAAATTCAACCTGGAGGGTGAAGTGAGGACAGGATTTCATTAGAGACAAAGGACTGACTTTGATTTTTATGAGAATGTACAAGGGTCACAGACTACGCAGAATTTCTTTGGTGAAAGAAGATATTTTACTATTGAAAATTGtgccaaaaacatcttttatgaggtcaccatgtccttgacatttgaccttcaaccaccagattctaatttGTCCCTTCCTCTTGTCACAGGGccttttgtgccaaatatgagaAAAATCTTCAGAGTCCATAACAATGAATGGATGTAAGGCcacagtcaccttgacctttgaacatcaaatgtttttgagatatcgcttTGTCAAGAGGGTCACCATgcacttgacctttgaccactgtAATTAATTCACCCTGAAGCCCACTCAAATGTTTGTTCCAactttgaagaaattccctcaagggaggtcacagtgaccttgatctttcacctatgaccaccaaaatgtaagcATTTCATTCCTGAGTCGAAGTGGACATTattgctaaatttgaagaagttTGCTAACAGCGCTGTTGAGAGTGAGGGGTGAGGGTGAATGGACGAACAGACGTGCAGCGGAACGGACGAGCAGACATATGGACGGACTAACCAGATTGTCTCTGGGCTCTTATCTATACTTTAATCGCTCACCAAAAAGTCATTTCAAACTCcattgaacatttttattcaacattttccAAAGTGTTGAATACGTGATGCATTAGTGGCCTAATTTGGCTCTAAAATAACTCCCATCTGTGCACAATGTAAAGAATGAAAACACTGATGATtggtttgtgtttgagttttaattttagcttttgCAGTGTTAGAATTGTTGTGTCACTTacactgtttttacttttccctGTGGACACCAAGCCCATGTAACCTGAGGACGATAGTAAAAAATAGTTTATGGGCAGCAtctcttttcacttttaaaactgATATATTAGACCTGGATGTATGATGAATACATTTACTCTACAATGTTTAGAAGAAGACTTTAATTGCAAAGATAGGATGAATGACATACCTGCACCATGTTGATGATGTGGTAGGGCAGCCAGAGGAGACAGAAGGTCAACACAATGGCCAGGATTAACTTTTCACTACGAGTGCGACGGTGGAACTTGGTATTTCGGATTCGCCGTAAAATGCAGATGTAGCTGACTAAAATGACGCTGTAGGGAATTAAAAACCCCAACACGAGCTCCAGCGTGTACTGGAGGATCACCTGTGCATGGGAGATGGGAAAACAGAATTGAATATCCCAACATTGTGAATTACATAAAAACACCAAGGTAagtgttattgttattgatagcatgaatataataaagttttttcacTTACATAACTGTCTTTTTCATGGACTGGTTCACACACTAAGGAAGCTCCCTCTGACTTCTTCACTTCTCTGAAGATTATCGCAGGAATAGAGGCGATCATCACAAGCACCCACACCACCGCCAGCAACCGCAGGACGATCTTACGGCTGGTGATGAGACTGACGCGGCGAGGCCACAGCACCGCCACCAGCCTGTAGATGCTCATGAGCATGATGAGGTGGATGGAGGCGTACATGTTGGCCAGACACAGGTAGAAAAGCAGCTTACACATCACATTCTCAAACACCCACTTCTTCATGACCAAGTAGACGACGAAGAACGGCGTGAGAGCCATCAGAGAGCCATCGGCGAAGGCTAGGTTGAGGATGAGGAGGGTGGTGACGTTGTGCTTTCGGGCCCGTGCCAGGATGCTCCAGACGACGAAGAGGTTTCCAGGGAAACCCAAGACAAAGACGAGGCTCAGGATGAGGGCGCCTACTGTGGTGGCAATTTTGTCTTGCACAATGCTGCCGTCTGTGGGACTGATGAACGTGACGTTTGAGAGAGAAATGTTACTCTGGGCCATTTTTGTTATCTGTCAAAGAGAGAATATTAGTGAATGTTTTATAAGATTTAACCCATTTACATCCTGCTCAGCCGTTTGGATGGAGCACATCTTGAGTCACTAAATCTTGAAAAGTACTGAACTGAATTAAACCAGACTGAGCCATCTGTACCATTTGATTTAGTTGtgttatgccaaaaaaaaaaaaaaaatccactagatACCGCTGTGtctttaacccattgaaaccagAGCAAGTTAGtgggatttcttttaaaaacactggaagaaggcaatagAATAAAGAtagaaataatgcaaaaattagcaagaaatgtgtaaacactgctagaaatttacctgaaaattatttaaaaaaaaaaaaaaaaaaaaaagaagaaaagacttAGAAAGTGTGCTttgaaaaatttttaaaaatcctgtaacataataaatataaatatgtaattatgctaattacatttatttatttttttcatttttttcactacctttaacaaaaaaaatctgtttttttttttttaatgaagttgcTCACTGACTTTGACCGTGAACATCCATCTCAACCGTTTGCTAGAGGCTTTTattaaggagaaaaaacattaaatggtGGGGACATTAAATGGTTAACCCAATACATGAGTTGACttttaagtgaaataaaaaaaaaaaataaataaaaatgacactgtTTTTACCTTAGTATCCCTAGCAAATAAAACTAATGCCAGTGAGGCAAACCTCAAAATATCTCACCAAACTCCAAAGTGAGCTAAAAAGACTAATAAAGATCCTCACCTCTGAATCTTACTGCATGTTTTATCTAGCAAAGGCCTCAGTTTAACAATACAAGTATGTATTTCTGCAGGGAAGCGTGGGAGTGTGGCGCAACTGTAACAGGTTTTAACGGGGATACTTAATTCCTGAATGACGAGACCAGACACGAGCAAAGAGCAACAGTCACTGCTCATGTCAGTATTTGAGCAATgactctttattattttttctatctCTTTAGGCCTGATGAGGCAAGTTTATGTCCAGTATCATCCACACACAAGAGcaatttaaccccttgaaacctgtgtaaaatgtatgtgatttatttcaaagaacgcaagaaggcaataagcaacctCAAAttaaattaccccaaaaatttGCATGAAATCAGCAAAAGCTACAAGAAAAGTTCCTAAAACACGaacaagaaatgtgtaaaagttacaagacaGTTCCCcagaaaagcaagaaataagtaaaatgtaaaagatttacacacaaaaacaaaaagtaaaaaaaaacaaacaaacaaggaaataaccttaaaagaattacacaaaataattttaatgattataaatgcattttctgtatgttttctttttcatggttttcttttcttttttctttctctctgttttctttttcagtttttctcatttcttgcaaattgcgggacatttcttgccatgttggcGACTACCTTTTTGGAAGGTTTTGGAAGGGAGTCATTATGAaacagtttcaaaggttttaaatgtcAAAGGTGTCTGTtcacagcacacaaaaaacGAATGTAagcccaggtttcaaaaggttaaagagCTATAGAATTACATTAGAAACACAATCAAGAGAAATAAACTGTATTAATTAAGGTGGAacagaatgaaacaaaatacaaataaaacaaaaacaatgcacaaagatacacaatatatttacatatactgAGGCACCCTTTGTCATCTATAATCAGGCGCACAGGACTGCATCATTGTTAGACGTTATGAGAAACCAACAAAGTCGAAAGAACGAAAAAAAAGTGAGCTTAGGGCAAGACAGAAAAGTGGTTGTTCCAAGGGCGTAGGTTTTGTCTCAATGATAATGGGACACACATGAAATGGGATGTTTCAGGGCTCTCTGCCAGATTTTTTGCACCAATtctgtgcctttttttcatctattgTGTAAATGTCTTTGCAGATAATGCTCTTGTATTTATCCTACAGATTCCCTCATGGCAACATATGAACTATAGCTCTTTCATTTTactggaaaaatgttttcaggagtGACATGTCATCACTTGCTCGACATATCTGGACTATTAGTTCACCAGCACACCCTTTGGGCCTACACTGAAACTATTCAGTGTAGTTATTCCTGTGTATACAATCAGATATTCACACCCACACCTGCTAACCAAACCTGTTCCATAACACACTTGTGCACTAATTATGGGCTGCTATGATGTAAATCAGTATACAGTGGCTGTATTGGAAAGCAAATGCACACCCAGGTAGATTACAGGCAGCAGAGATGGAATGATTGTGTCCAGAGATCCAGACATTTGTTGAATTTTGGAGCCGTTTACCATCAGGACTGCTATAGCATAGGTTTTATTTGTATCACATTTAAGAGCATGCAACCTAAGGAACTGACTCTTGGTGTCTTTTTTGATGAAAGTTAAAAGGTAGGTTATTTACTAACACTTTCGGCAATTATTCTATATTGTTTTGCGGGTTTTTTGTCTGGTTGACTTCACCTTAAATAAAAGTGGCTTAAAAGTTAAGGGTCCACCACTACATAAGACTAAGGGTGATTTATTGGCATCTAGCCGTGGAGATTGCAGATTTCGACCAGCTGAACATTTCCTGATTAAAATTaatcagtgttcattgttcaggagattATTACAGAGAGCCGAATTATCCTCAGAGGTTTCTtaatctccaaaacaaacaaacctggtgattaaaaccaataaaaacactgactaaaacagtttcacgttaaaaatcattgtttctCCAACagtgtttggcatgttggagatGGGCAGTTAGCCCAGTACTTGCCAATGTTTGCTCATCATTTTTCTCAGatgctcaggaggtttttaccaggagccaaattatccacagaggatCTCtccactccaaaacaaaccgACTATTTGATTAAaactctaaaagaaaaaaaactctaaagtgtctaaaaaaaaacattaaatacagcaggttcacattacaaatcagtgtttctccgacACTGTTTGGCCTGTTGAAGATGGGCCGCTTTCCCAGCACCTGCTTATTATTGGTCATGTTTATTctttgataacttaagatccagatgttcaggaggttttgcACCTAAATATCAACATAGGTCTCtccctctcaaaaacaaacagacctggaagtttaaatctgtaaaaacacagaatactGACTGTGCAGaccactccctatgtagatataaacagctcaatgtaaggtaatgaaaacacaaagattattattttcaattaattatacactaaagagaACAtacttaattatattttattccatcTCTGTCAAtatgtccccctaaatcctattTATTCATGgaccattattaaaaacagcacaaaaggTGCCTTAGAAAGACATCAAGTCAATGCAATTTgctaataaaagcaaaaaggtGAATTAATAAGTGAAATACACAAGTAAAATAACTGTGGtgattaaaagaaacaaaagtgcTGTATCCTGCCAAGAGAATTAAGCACATGGGCTGTCActatctttttaatttaaatacaaaatatagatATTGCAACCAATTTATAAGTaaagatagatttttttctttaaatcacagtttttataATGATAATGTAATACATATTGAGGATTCTTTCACAGCAGAGACTTATTTTCAAGTAAGATTATATTGTATAAAAGCATTttctccaggtttcagaggggaATCAAAGAGACCACATGGCAGTGTTTACAGAAAGCCGGTCAAACCACAATGTCAGTGGCATCAAAGCAGCAAAAGACAGTGAAACTACATCATATTGTGCAATAGCCCCACAATGAGGGACTATACCAGCCATAACAGGCCAAATCATGTCATTGTCACTAGTCTTTTCTGTTTCCATTCAGCTTTCTGCCTTTTAGTCTTCTTACAAAACAATAAGAATCTGCTCAagctactattttttttataattttttattatcGCTTGCACAAACAGATCCCCCTATAGTGACCCCATCACAGACAATAAAACCTGACTGACTCaaaaggtgtgtttgtgtgtattctGTGACTCAGGCACATACCTACTTAAACACACCTGcttacagagacaaaaacacacagaaactgtaAAGCACACATTCAGTTGCACACAT encodes:
- the ltb4r2a gene encoding leukotriene B4 receptor 2a, with the translated sequence MAQSNISLSNVTFISPTDGSIVQDKIATTVGALILSLVFVLGFPGNLFVVWSILARARKHNVTTLLILNLAFADGSLMALTPFFVVYLVMKKWVFENVMCKLLFYLCLANMYASIHLIMLMSIYRLVAVLWPRRVSLITSRKIVLRLLAVVWVLVMIASIPAIIFREVKKSEGASLVCEPVHEKDSYVILQYTLELVLGFLIPYSVILVSYICILRRIRNTKFHRRTRSEKLILAIVLTFCLLWLPYHIINMVQVTWAWCPQGKVKTVLNLIWHKSRAVTSSIAFISSCVNPVLYFFAGKSYIRREGLAFMARLFEGAGLDSASRKSRQNSQNSRDKYKDADAVMLKDKDPDSASNSTSNAKPVKNGK